CAGACCGAGCGCGCGACCACTGGTATCAGCGATGACGCGATGAAGGTGTTGCGCAACACCTACATGCTCCTGGGCATGACCCTCGCCTTCTCGGCGCTCACCGCATTCCTGAACATGAACGGAACCCATCCGGGCTTCCTGATCACCATTGTGGGATACATTGGCCTGCTGTTCGCAACCTATAAGTTGAAGAACAGCCCGTGGGGCATCGTGACCACGTTCGCGCTGACCGGCTTCATGGGTTACACCCTGGGCCCGATCATCGGCGCATTCGTAGCCGCCGGCGCTTCCCAGATTGTTGCCCAGGCTCTGACACTGACGGCTGTCGCCTTTGTTGGCCTGTCTGCCACGGCAATCATTACCAAAAAAGACTTCAGCTTCATGTCGAGCTTCCTGACCGCTGGTGCCTTCGTATTGATCGGCGCCATGCTGCTGGCCTTCCTGATGGAGAGCTCTGCTCTGCATCTGGCAGTGTCTGCTGGCTTCACTATTTTCGCCTCCATCATGATCCTGTTTGAAACCAGCCAGATCATCAAAGGTGGAGAGCGCAACTACGTGATTGCCACCGTTGGACTGTATGTATCCATCTACAACCTGTTCGTCAGCCTGCTGCACTTGCTGTCTGCGTTCAGCGGCGAAGATTGATGCCAGACTGATTAAGCTTGCTCGAAACCCCGGCAGTTGCCGGGGTTTTTGCTTTCGGTAAACTGAAAGCCCTGAACGACAGATCAGGAACACACAGGAAATATGGCCGAAACTGCTTCTGAAAGCTTCACCCTGGTAATTACCGGCGCACCCTACTCGTCCCAGGCGCCCCAGACCGCCCTTGGC
This genomic stretch from Marinobacter salsuginis harbors:
- a CDS encoding Bax inhibitor-1/YccA family protein is translated as MEDRRFGVQNSQGAYSTPQTERATTGISDDAMKVLRNTYMLLGMTLAFSALTAFLNMNGTHPGFLITIVGYIGLLFATYKLKNSPWGIVTTFALTGFMGYTLGPIIGAFVAAGASQIVAQALTLTAVAFVGLSATAIITKKDFSFMSSFLTAGAFVLIGAMLLAFLMESSALHLAVSAGFTIFASIMILFETSQIIKGGERNYVIATVGLYVSIYNLFVSLLHLLSAFSGED